One genomic window of Haliotis asinina isolate JCU_RB_2024 chromosome 4, JCU_Hal_asi_v2, whole genome shotgun sequence includes the following:
- the LOC137282578 gene encoding dynein assembly factor with WD repeat domains 1-like, whose protein sequence is MKLKRFLLRYYPPGIILEYEQGGNLKTKSIDLLDLKQQTDIDAVVDEISRKEPLITSSKTEQVRKLIIRLQEKLSHPDDHHYYLFKVLRAHILPLTNVAFNKSGSSFITGSYDRTCKVWDTASGEELFTLEGHRNVVYAIAFNNPFGDKIATGSFDKTCKLWSADTGKCYHTFRGHTAEIVCLSFNPASSVLATGSMDTTAKLWDVETGSELNTLNGHSAEIISLSFNSTGSQLITGSFDHTVSVWDVRSGQRIHTLIGHKAEISSAQFNWDCSLIATGSMDKTCKIWDTQTGRCIGTLRGHDDEVLDVAFDYTGQSLLTASADGTARVYNSVTHNLMCKLEGHEGEISKASFNPQGTSVLTASSDKTARLWDSESGVCKQVLEGHTDEIFSCAFNYEGNTIITGSKDNTCRIWR, encoded by the exons ATGAAGTTGAAGCGGTTTCTTCTGCGCTATTATCCTCCAG GTATAATACTGGAATATGAACAAGGTGGGAACCTGAAAACGAAGTCCATCGATCTCCTGGACCTCAAGCAACA GACGGACATTGATGCAGTTGTGGATGAAATTTCTCGTAAGGAGCCTCTCATCACATCCTCAAAAACGGAACAAGTCAGAAAGCTCATTATAC GTTTGCAGGAGAAGTTGTCACATCCGGATGATcatcattattacttgttcaaG GTGCTACGAGCTCATATCCTTCCCCTCACAAATGTTGCCTTCAATAAGTCAGGATCAAG cTTTATCACTGGTAGTTACGACCGTACTTGTAAAGTGTGGGACACAGCGTCAGGGGAAGAACTGTTTACACTTGAGGGACATCGGAATGTCGTCTACGCCATTGCCTTTAATAACCCTTTTGG TGACAAGATTGCGACAGGTTCTTTTGACAAGACGTGCAAGCTTTGGAGCGCTGACACTGGGAAATGTTACCATACGTTCAGAGGACATACAGCAGAAATT GTGTGTTTAAGTTTCAACCCAGCGAGTTCAGTTCTAGCGACAGGGAGTATGGACACGACGGCCAAACTGTGGGATGTGGAAACAGGCAGCGAGCTCAATACACTCAAT GGTCACTCTGCTGAGATCATCTCATTGTCCTTCAACTCCACTGGCTCCCAGCTCATCACAGGCTCATTTGACCACACAGTGTCTGTCTGGGATGTACGTTCAGGACA GCGGATCCACACGTTGATCGGTCATAAAGCGGAGATCAGCAGTGCTCAGTTCAACTGGGATTGTTCTCTAATAGCTACAGGCTCAATGGACAAGACCTGCAAGATCTGGGACACTCAGACAG GTCGTTGCATTGGGACGCTCCGAGGGCATGACGATGAGGTCCTGGATGTGGCATTTGACTACACTGGACAGAGTTTGTTGACGGCATCAGCAGACGGGACAGCCCGAGTTTACAATTCTGTCACTCACAACCTTATGTGCAAGCTTGAGGGGCATGAAGGGGAGATCTCCAAG GCTTCCTTCAACCCTCAAGGCACCTCAGTACTGACGGCCAGTTCGGACAAGACAGCGAGGCTTTGGGACTCAGAGTCTGGAGTGTGTAAACAGGTCCTGGAAGGACACACAGACGAGATATTCAGCTGCGCATTTAACTATGAAGGGAATACAATTATAACAG GTAGCAAAGACAATACCTGTCGTATATGGAGAtga